The uncultured Bacteroides sp. DNA segment GAAATAATACCCTCAAGATCAGTCTGTTGGGAAGTCATATATTGCTGAGCTTACCGGTGGCAGAACAGAAGCAGGTAACTCACTCTCAGGAAACGCCACACGAAAAGTTCCTCACTCTCAAGGGCAGGGTGTATGATGCTTTATCAAAAGAAGTGATTCCTTATGTATCCGTTAGCATGAGTAATGCATCTATTGGTTCGATAACCAACCAAGACGGTGAATTTAAGTTGGTGATCCCCGATTCTTTAAGCCATTCTTTTATTAAGCTATCCCATATAGGTTACCAAAATGAAGAGGTGGAAGTTTCTGCTTTAGCCGATAGATATACGGAAATCTTGTTGGAGCCGAAAGTCATTTCCTTGCAGGAAATAGTTGTTCGGGCTGTCAATCCTTTGCATGTGTTACAGAAGATGCAGGACGAGCGTGAGCGAAACTATTCCTCCGCTCCGGTTTATCTTACCACTTTCTATCGGGAAGCGATAGAACATAAGAAAAAGAATATAGACCTGACCGAAGCCGTGCTGAAGGTTTATAAAACGGGTTACCGGAAAATAGTTACAACGGATCAGGTGAAGCTAATAAAGATGCGCCGCGTGTTTAAGAAGCAGGAGAACGACACCATTTTCACAAAGATGAAGTCGGGCATTAAGTCTAGTTTAACCTTGGATATAATGAAGGAAATGCCTGACTTCCTGACTCCGAAAAGTGGTGAATCGACTTTTGTCTATCGATATACCGATATTAGCGAGATCGATAAGAGGTGGGTCTATATTATCTCCTTCGAGCAAAACAAGAATGTAACAGAACCTTTGTACAAAGGGCAATTGTATATTGATACTGAAAATTATGCTTTGTTGGAAGCCCGCTTTGAGATGAATCCCATTTATGCGGAAAAGGCAACGGACATATTTGTAGAGAAGAAGAGTCGTGACTGCAAGCTAACACTTAGGCGTGCAGCATATACGGTCTCTTATAAACCATCGGCCGATGGCGTATACTACGTTAACCATGTTCGTGGTGATCTCGAATTTAGGGTTAAACGGAAACATCATTTCTTTAGTACCCCATTAAATCTTTGGTTTGAAATGGTTAGCTGCAAGGTCGATGCGGACAATGTGAAAGGCTTCTCTCGTAGCGAACGCCTATCTACCCGAAATGTTTTTTCGGAGACGAAGTATGAGTATGACGCTAACTTTTGGGAGCACTTCAATGTGATTGTTCCTGAAGACGAACTAAAGGGCTTGATTATGAGTAATCTCGGAGAGGTTACCACAGCACCGGCATCGAGTGGCGATGCAAATGAAGAATAGCCTCAAACGAGAATGAGCTTCATATAAAGTTGCTTGTATAAAACAGATAAAAAGCTAACTTTGCAAGATAACTAAATAGATTCATGATTATGTCATACTGTAGCTACATACCAACCATGTCCGAGCCCAGTCGCTCCTTGCATCAGAACTACCATGATAATCATTACGGCTTTCCAATTCATGATGATAATGAATTGTTCGGTAGGCTAATCCTCGAGATAAATCAGGCAGGATTAAGTTGGGAAACAATATTGAAAAAAGAAGTATCTTTTAGAAAGGCCTACGATAATTTTGATATTCAAAGAATTGCAGCATACGCAGAAGTAGACAGAGAACGTCTACTCAATGATCCCGGTATTATTCGAAACCGGTTGAAAGTGAATGCAGCCATCGAAAATGCCAAGGCGATAGTGAATTTGCAAAAAGATTATGGTTCCTTTGAAAAATGGCTCGAACAAAACCACCCGAAGACAAAAGAAGAATGGGTGAAACTCTTCAAAAAGACATTCAAATTCACCGGAGGAGAAATTGTCGGCGAGTTTTTAATGAGCATTGGTTATCTACCTGGCGCGCATGATTCTTCCTGTTCGGTGCACAAAGAGATATTAAAAGCTAAGCCCATGTGGGTGATTAAATAGCCGACACTAAGAATCCTTTATAGCTAGTTGCGGATAGATAAATAATCCCATACGGAAACTAATCATTAAGAAGAAAAGTACCCGGATGGGATTGTTTTTTTTGTGAGAACGTGTATGTGTTATACCAAATTGCCTATTTCACTAATGTTCTTTTCTATATCTGCATCTGTTAACGAGTAGTTTATCAAATTACCTGATAGATATTGGTCATAAGAGGGCATGTCGATCAGCCCATGACCAGATAAATTAAAGAGAATAACCTTCTCTTCACCCGTTTCCTTGCACTTATTGGCTTCGTTAATGGTAGCTGCAATGGCGTGACACGATTCCGGAGCGGGAATAATACCTTCGACCTGAGCAAAGAGGCATCCGGCTTCGAATGATTCCAATTGCTGAATGTCGACTGCTTCCATCAGCCCGTCTTTTAAGAGTTGAGAAACAATAACTCCTGCACCATGATAACGCAAGCCACCTGCATGAATATTGGCAGGGGAGAAATTGTGTCCCAGTGTGAACATGGGTAGCAATGGAGTGTATCCGGCTTCGTCCCCGAAATCATATTGAAACTTACCTCGCGTGAGTTTAGGACAAGAGGCCGGTTCAGCGGCAATATACCGTGTTTTCTTTCCTTCTAATATGGTGTGGCGCATGAATGGGAATGAGATACCTCCGAAGTTTGATCCACCACCAAAGCAGCCGATGATCATATCCGGATACTCTCCTGTCATCTCCATTTGTTTTTCTGCTTCCAGTCCAATAATTGTTTGGTGCAGAGTAACGTGACTTAATACAGAACCAAGAGTATATTTACAGTTTGGCGTACTCTGTGCCAATTCAATAGCTTCAGAAATAGCAGTACCCAAAGAACCCTGATAGTTAGGGTGAGCAGTCAGGATGTTTTTTCCCGCACGGGTCGACATAGATGGTGAAGCCGTTACCTGTGCACCAAAAGTTTGCATGACACTCCGGCGATAAGGTTTCTGCTCATAGCTGATCTTTACTTGATAGACTGCAGCTTCCAGTCCGAAAACCTTAGCAGCGTAAGCCAATGCAGCCCCCCATTGTCCTGCACCCGTTTCAGTGGTAACGTTTGTTACTCCCTCTTTTTTGCAGTAGTAAGCCTGCGCCAGTGCCGAGTTTAGTTTATGAGAACCTATTGGACTAACACTCTCATTTTTAAAATATATGTGCGCAGGAGTACCGAGTGCCTTTTCCAACCCGTAAGCTCTTACAAGTGGAGTGCTACGATAGTACTTATACATCTCCCGCACCTCTTCGGGGATTTCAATCCACTGATCAGTCATGTTCAGTTCCTGCTTGCACAACTCTTCAGCAAAGATTGGATAAAGATCTTCTGCCTTAAGAGGTTGTTTTGTTCCCGGATGCAACGGAGGCAGAGGCTTATTAATCATATCGGCTTGAATGTTATACCAATAATGCGGAATTTCCTCTTCAGATAAGATGAATCTTTTTGTTTTATCGCTCATAATACTATACTTTAATGTTTTTTTGTTGCCAAATGTAGCCATTATTTTTATTCTTGATATTCAAAACATCCAAAAACCTTTCAGAGGGATTATCCATTAATGTGGGATATGGAGAAGGCGGTGTAAATGTTTTTATTTTAGTGAATGATAATCGCATTGAAGCTAAACGTAATCCGCAAACAAAAAATGTTTTTGCTTGCGGATTTGTAGCTCTATTATTTTTGATATAACTTGCCGACGTTTATCTGTTAGTTGCTAGAGTAATGGGTTGTTAGATATCCTTATCTATGATTAAGTTGTTGTATTTCAAGCGACTAACCTTTATTCATATTATTTGCAGATAGTCTTTTTATTTAAAAACAATTTATTTAATAAATGTGATTATGAGGGAAAAATGAAGAGAAATGATTTTATTAGTTTTATGCATTCAGTTATTCATGAGCTTGAGGCAGGCAACTATCACGGCACTGCTCATGTTTATAAGAGTAGTTTGAAGAGCTTTCTAATGTTTTGCCAAAAGGAGCATTTTGCTTTTAGTAGAATGACGCCCGATTTGCTGAAAGGCTTTGAGGATTATATGAGGAAACGGCAGCTTAGCTGGAATACTATTTCCACATATTTGCGGGCCATACGGGCAACTTATAACCGAGCGGTAGATAAATATCTGGCTCCCTATGTTCCTCGTTTGTTTAAGCATGTGTACACAGGCACCCGGGCAGATAAGAAAAGAGCATTGGATGTGAAAGCCATGTCGTATGTGTTTCAAACACTGAAAGCTCAAAATACCCCTGAAGTGTTGCGACGCTCTCAAGGATTATTCGTGCTTATGTTTATGCTTAGGGGATTACCTTTTGTAGACCTTGTGTACTTGCAAAAGAAGGATTTGGATGGAAATGTTCTTACCTACAGGCGTAGGAAAACCGGACGACTCTTAACTGTGATTATTCCACAAGAAGCCATGAGATTAGTGGAAGAAAATATGGACAGAAATTCGAGCTCTCCTTATTTGTTTTCATTCCTCAAAGGAGAGGAAACCTCGGCGCAAGCGTATCAGGTGTATCAATTGGCACTACGCAATTTTAATCATCAGTTGTCATTAATCTCCGATATGCTTAAGCTTGGATGTAATTTAAGTTCATATACAGCAAGACATACTTGGGCTACGTTGGCTTATTACTGTAATATACATCCAGGGGTGATTTCTGAAGCAATGGGACATTCTTCAATAACGGTTACAGAGACTTATTTGAAGCCTTTTAGTCAAAATAAAATAAGAGAGGCAAATGATAAGATTATTTCATCCATTCAAGGGAATTGTTGAATTGTATCTCATTGATAATTAGCCGTTATTTTGTAGGTAACGGAAATACAACCGAATGCAAATATGAACATATTATATGGATTAAACAAGATTATTCTCATGTTTTTTAGAGAAAAAACAAAAAGCTTCCTCACAAACAACGAGAAGGCTTTTTCTAACTAGCCGCTATTCAACTCCTATCTTCGCTATGGTCACAAGAAACCTCCTCCATGTTTAAATAGGTAAATATGGATAGAAATACTGTTGCCTTTTTATGTGCAAAAAGCTATTTTATACGTAAGATTTTATCTCAAAACGCCTTTTAAGGCAAAATCTGGCTTGTTTCCGTTACCTACAAAGTAACAGAGAAGATACTTCAGATCATTTTTTTGAATATTGTATAGAAAATCATAGTGCAATGAAGAAAGGTTTTTTACAGTTTTGGTTTTCTGTAAATAGAGATGTTTACATGGAACTTTCTTTTCAATTTAAAACAAACCCATGGAGGGTGTATAGTTTAGCTCATGGTAAACGTACCAGAAGCCTGAAAGATAATCGGATATTGCAGGAATTACAGAAAAAAGGGATTGTTAATACGATCAAACCCTGGTAGAAATATTGCTTACGGGCGAGTCCGGTGGAAAATTAGCGAACCTAGACGT contains these protein-coding regions:
- a CDS encoding carboxypeptidase-like regulatory domain-containing protein; translated protein: MKQTVGYMFCRLFVLWCLLLLVAPLQADGGEGVLDRKIKITQSKGTKYQLLRHVSEQSGYFFVYDSQIINNDEVVKIRKGEYTIQNAIYAITGNNTLKISLLGSHILLSLPVAEQKQVTHSQETPHEKFLTLKGRVYDALSKEVIPYVSVSMSNASIGSITNQDGEFKLVIPDSLSHSFIKLSHIGYQNEEVEVSALADRYTEILLEPKVISLQEIVVRAVNPLHVLQKMQDERERNYSSAPVYLTTFYREAIEHKKKNIDLTEAVLKVYKTGYRKIVTTDQVKLIKMRRVFKKQENDTIFTKMKSGIKSSLTLDIMKEMPDFLTPKSGESTFVYRYTDISEIDKRWVYIISFEQNKNVTEPLYKGQLYIDTENYALLEARFEMNPIYAEKATDIFVEKKSRDCKLTLRRAAYTVSYKPSADGVYYVNHVRGDLEFRVKRKHHFFSTPLNLWFEMVSCKVDADNVKGFSRSERLSTRNVFSETKYEYDANFWEHFNVIVPEDELKGLIMSNLGEVTTAPASSGDANEE
- a CDS encoding DNA-3-methyladenine glycosylase I, encoding MSYCSYIPTMSEPSRSLHQNYHDNHYGFPIHDDNELFGRLILEINQAGLSWETILKKEVSFRKAYDNFDIQRIAAYAEVDRERLLNDPGIIRNRLKVNAAIENAKAIVNLQKDYGSFEKWLEQNHPKTKEEWVKLFKKTFKFTGGEIVGEFLMSIGYLPGAHDSSCSVHKEILKAKPMWVIK
- a CDS encoding TrpB-like pyridoxal phosphate-dependent enzyme produces the protein MSDKTKRFILSEEEIPHYWYNIQADMINKPLPPLHPGTKQPLKAEDLYPIFAEELCKQELNMTDQWIEIPEEVREMYKYYRSTPLVRAYGLEKALGTPAHIYFKNESVSPIGSHKLNSALAQAYYCKKEGVTNVTTETGAGQWGAALAYAAKVFGLEAAVYQVKISYEQKPYRRSVMQTFGAQVTASPSMSTRAGKNILTAHPNYQGSLGTAISEAIELAQSTPNCKYTLGSVLSHVTLHQTIIGLEAEKQMEMTGEYPDMIIGCFGGGSNFGGISFPFMRHTILEGKKTRYIAAEPASCPKLTRGKFQYDFGDEAGYTPLLPMFTLGHNFSPANIHAGGLRYHGAGVIVSQLLKDGLMEAVDIQQLESFEAGCLFAQVEGIIPAPESCHAIAATINEANKCKETGEEKVILFNLSGHGLIDMPSYDQYLSGNLINYSLTDADIEKNISEIGNLV
- a CDS encoding site-specific integrase translates to MKRNDFISFMHSVIHELEAGNYHGTAHVYKSSLKSFLMFCQKEHFAFSRMTPDLLKGFEDYMRKRQLSWNTISTYLRAIRATYNRAVDKYLAPYVPRLFKHVYTGTRADKKRALDVKAMSYVFQTLKAQNTPEVLRRSQGLFVLMFMLRGLPFVDLVYLQKKDLDGNVLTYRRRKTGRLLTVIIPQEAMRLVEENMDRNSSSPYLFSFLKGEETSAQAYQVYQLALRNFNHQLSLISDMLKLGCNLSSYTARHTWATLAYYCNIHPGVISEAMGHSSITVTETYLKPFSQNKIREANDKIISSIQGNC